One window of the Bacillota bacterium genome contains the following:
- a CDS encoding PrkA family serine protein kinase, producing the protein MNLMGLLEEHRSKEQELAWQGTFKEYFEMVVKNPGLAQHAHARIYNMIKAAGVEEINGIKHYHFFEKEIFGLEQALQRLVEEYFHPAARRLDVRKRILLLMGPVSGGKSTIVTMLKRGLEAYSRTDEGALYAIKGCPMHEEPLHLIPKELRPEVEKEFGITVEGNLCPSCRLMLHSQYKGRVEDVVVQRIFISEEDRVGIGTFSPSDPKSQDIADLTGSIDFSTISIYGSESDPRAYRFDGELNKANRGLMEFQEMLKCDEKFLYNLLSLSQEGNFKAGRFALISADEMIVAHTNETEYRSFISNKKNEALHSRIIVMPIPYNLKVSDEVKIYEKLIKQSDLKDVHIAPHALRTAAMFSVLTRLKESKKQGMDLVKKMKLYDGEEVEGFKQKDLRELQNEVVGEGMSGIDPRYVINRLSSALIQRGAVCINALDVLRALKDGFDQHPSITKEEKERYFNFIAESRKEYDEIAKKEVQKAFVYAYEESARTLFNNYLDNVEAYCNEVKLKDPITDEEVDPDEKLMRSIEEQIGVAETVKKSFREEILIRISSYARKGKRFDYNSHERLREAIEKKLFADLKDVVKITTSTKTPDAEQLRRINEVTARLIDEHGYCPVCANELLKYTGSLLNR; encoded by the coding sequence ATGAATCTAATGGGACTTCTGGAGGAGCATCGTTCAAAAGAACAAGAGTTAGCCTGGCAAGGAACGTTCAAAGAGTACTTCGAAATGGTCGTTAAAAACCCCGGCCTGGCGCAGCATGCCCACGCCCGGATCTATAACATGATCAAAGCCGCCGGTGTTGAGGAGATCAATGGGATCAAACACTACCACTTTTTCGAAAAGGAGATTTTTGGACTTGAGCAGGCCCTGCAGCGTTTGGTCGAAGAGTATTTTCATCCGGCGGCCCGACGGCTGGATGTGCGCAAACGAATCCTGCTGCTGATGGGGCCAGTCAGCGGTGGTAAGTCAACGATTGTGACCATGTTGAAGCGCGGTTTGGAAGCGTACAGTCGGACCGATGAGGGTGCCCTTTACGCCATTAAAGGTTGTCCTATGCACGAGGAGCCGCTACACCTCATCCCCAAGGAACTTCGTCCCGAGGTGGAAAAAGAGTTCGGCATTACGGTGGAAGGCAACCTCTGCCCGTCGTGCCGGCTGATGCTGCACAGCCAGTACAAGGGTCGTGTTGAGGATGTGGTGGTTCAGCGGATTTTTATTTCCGAAGAGGACCGGGTCGGAATCGGGACCTTTAGCCCCTCGGACCCGAAGTCCCAGGATATCGCCGATCTCACTGGCAGCATCGATTTTTCTACGATCTCCATCTACGGTTCAGAGTCTGACCCCCGGGCCTACCGCTTCGACGGAGAATTGAATAAAGCCAACCGTGGTTTGATGGAGTTTCAAGAGATGCTCAAATGTGACGAGAAGTTTCTCTATAATCTCCTCAGTCTTTCTCAGGAGGGGAATTTCAAGGCGGGGCGGTTCGCTCTGATTTCCGCTGATGAAATGATCGTGGCCCACACCAATGAGACGGAATACCGGTCGTTTATCAGCAATAAGAAGAATGAGGCCCTGCATTCCCGGATTATCGTGATGCCGATTCCCTATAACCTCAAGGTTTCGGATGAGGTCAAGATCTACGAAAAATTAATTAAACAGAGTGACCTGAAGGATGTGCACATTGCCCCGCACGCCCTGCGGACGGCCGCGATGTTCTCTGTTCTGACCCGGCTGAAAGAATCCAAGAAACAGGGGATGGACCTGGTCAAAAAGATGAAGCTCTACGATGGAGAAGAGGTCGAAGGCTTCAAGCAAAAAGATTTGCGCGAACTGCAAAATGAAGTGGTTGGTGAAGGGATGAGCGGTATCGATCCCCGGTATGTTATCAACCGTCTTTCCAGTGCCCTGATCCAGCGCGGTGCGGTTTGCATTAATGCCCTGGACGTCCTGCGTGCCCTCAAGGACGGATTTGACCAGCACCCGTCGATTACCAAGGAAGAAAAAGAGCGCTACTTTAATTTCATTGCCGAATCAAGGAAAGAGTACGACGAAATTGCCAAGAAGGAGGTACAGAAGGCGTTTGTTTACGCCTATGAAGAATCAGCCCGCACCCTCTTCAACAACTATCTGGACAACGTCGAGGCCTACTGCAACGAAGTGAAGCTCAAGGATCCGATCACTGATGAGGAGGTTGACCCGGACGAAAAACTGATGCGATCCATCGAAGAACAGATCGGGGTAGCGGAAACGGTAAAGAAGAGTTTCCGGGAGGAGATCCTGATTCGCATTTCTTCGTACGCTCGCAAAGGGAAACGCTTCGACTACAATTCGCACGAGCGGTTGCGTGAGGCGATCGAAAAGAAATTGTTCGCCGACCTGAAGGACGTAGTCAAGATTACCACCTCGACCAAGACCCCGGATGCGGAACAACTGCGGCGGATTAATGAAGTCACGGCCAGACTGATTGATGAGCACGGATATTGTCCGGTCTGCGCCAACGAGTTGTTAAAATACACGGGAAGCTTGCTTAACCGATAG
- the yhbH gene encoding sporulation protein YhbH has protein sequence MSLASFSISQEDWTLHRRGQIDQQRHQEKVREAIRKNLADIVSEESIITADGDKIIKIPIRSLEEYRFRFNHNKQTHSGQGNGDSQVGDVLDADLEVGTGTGRKAGEEPGVDYYEAEVTIDELVELVFEDLGLPNLEPKKDPELSTEAVTFNDVRKKGLMNNVDKKRTILETIKRNALSGVPGLHPIKPEDLRYKTWNLTLNPQSSAVVLAMMDTSGSMGTYEKYLARSFYYWMVKFLRTKYHQVEIVFLAHDTQAREVTEEEFFSKGESGGTRCSSVYQLALEIIDERYDLNTHNIYAFHFSDGDNMFSDNQLCMELIGRLLEKCNLVGYGEIRLDNDSEFASYYDPFYSMPVVANPYTLKNSLSEIKNPRLLVETISSKNDIYPTLRAFFRENSASIAV, from the coding sequence ATGAGCTTGGCGTCCTTTAGTATTTCTCAAGAGGATTGGACGCTGCACCGACGGGGGCAGATCGACCAGCAACGCCACCAGGAGAAGGTTAGGGAGGCGATCAGAAAAAACCTGGCTGACATCGTCAGCGAAGAAAGCATCATTACCGCTGATGGGGATAAAATCATCAAGATCCCCATCCGTTCCCTGGAGGAGTACCGCTTCCGCTTTAACCACAATAAACAGACCCACAGCGGCCAGGGTAATGGTGACAGCCAGGTTGGTGATGTGCTGGATGCGGACCTGGAAGTGGGCACCGGCACGGGGAGGAAGGCGGGTGAAGAGCCCGGGGTCGATTACTACGAGGCGGAAGTGACGATTGACGAGTTGGTGGAGTTGGTTTTCGAAGACCTGGGCCTGCCAAACTTGGAACCCAAGAAGGACCCAGAGTTGTCTACGGAAGCCGTCACTTTTAACGATGTGCGCAAAAAAGGCTTGATGAACAATGTGGACAAAAAACGGACGATACTAGAAACTATCAAGCGTAACGCTTTAAGCGGTGTGCCGGGCTTGCACCCAATCAAGCCGGAAGACCTGCGGTATAAGACCTGGAATCTAACGCTTAACCCGCAGTCGAGCGCCGTGGTGCTGGCGATGATGGACACATCTGGTTCAATGGGGACGTATGAAAAGTATCTGGCCCGCAGCTTTTACTACTGGATGGTCAAGTTCCTCCGCACCAAGTACCACCAGGTGGAGATCGTCTTCCTGGCCCACGACACCCAGGCGCGGGAAGTGACGGAGGAAGAATTCTTCAGCAAAGGAGAAAGCGGGGGGACTAGATGCTCTTCCGTGTATCAGTTGGCCCTGGAGATTATTGACGAACGTTACGACCTCAACACCCACAATATCTACGCTTTTCACTTTTCGGACGGGGACAACATGTTTTCGGACAATCAGCTCTGTATGGAACTGATTGGCCGGTTATTAGAGAAGTGCAATCTGGTAGGTTATGGCGAAATCAGGCTGGATAACGATAGCGAGTTTGCCAGCTACTACGACCCGTTTTATTCCATGCCGGTGGTGGCCAACCCGTATACGCTCAAGAACTCTTTAAGCGAGATCAAGAACCCTCGACTGCTGGTGGAGACGATTTCGAGCAAAAACGATATCTACCCGACCCTTAGGGCGTTCTTTCGTGAAAACAGTGCATCAATCGCGGTATAG